A portion of the Cellulophaga algicola DSM 14237 genome contains these proteins:
- a CDS encoding sensor histidine kinase produces the protein MLPLKKRIHHPIFVVPLSLFLSVSGYVMSDLFVHWQKFWLGMYLAVLLPIIISLPLALIMDRYFKKFQSQQKELEHLDTINKKLFLLISHDVRSPLASLIGTIDLVADNDLDPEEARHYFSELSSKIKNVNSFLDGLLNWARRQTQNKPLEFALYDSSDIIKLTHDLLEPTAKLKKIRITMDIGAYKIYSDKESYSFVLRNILHNAIKFTPIDGEIIIKTFVKNKQIYTTIQDSGIGITNKEIIKILDGENWHTTKGTSNENGSGFGLRTCLYYLKKNNGTLLIESKLNAGTKMIIVLPQG, from the coding sequence ATGCTCCCGCTAAAGAAAAGAATACATCATCCCATATTTGTGGTTCCATTGTCACTTTTTTTATCGGTGTCTGGATATGTAATGAGTGATTTATTTGTACACTGGCAGAAATTCTGGCTCGGCATGTATTTAGCGGTACTGCTACCTATTATAATATCATTGCCCCTTGCTTTAATCATGGATCGCTATTTCAAAAAATTTCAGTCTCAACAAAAAGAATTAGAGCATTTAGACACGATCAATAAGAAGCTATTCCTGTTAATTTCACATGATGTTAGATCTCCTCTAGCGAGTTTGATCGGCACTATTGATTTAGTAGCGGATAACGATTTAGACCCTGAAGAAGCTAGACATTACTTTTCAGAGCTTTCTAGCAAAATTAAAAATGTAAATTCCTTTTTAGATGGTTTGCTTAATTGGGCCAGAAGACAAACCCAAAACAAACCTTTAGAATTTGCATTGTATGACAGTAGTGATATCATAAAGCTTACTCATGATTTACTGGAGCCTACTGCCAAGCTTAAAAAAATTAGAATTACGATGGATATTGGAGCTTATAAAATATATTCTGATAAAGAGAGCTACTCTTTTGTACTAAGAAATATTTTACACAATGCCATTAAATTTACGCCTATTGATGGAGAGATTATCATTAAAACTTTTGTAAAAAATAAACAGATCTATACCACAATCCAAGATTCTGGCATTGGCATCACGAACAAGGAGATAATAAAAATACTAGACGGTGAAAATTGGCATACTACCAAAGGTACCTCAAACGAAAATGGATCCGGATTTGGATTAAGAACATGTCTTTACTACCTGAAAAAAAATAATGGAACACTTTTAATAGAGAGTAAATTAAATGCAGGAACAAAAATGATAATTGTTCTACCGCAGGGTTGA
- the treF gene encoding alpha,alpha-trehalase TreF, with protein sequence MKYYVLLLALLILGCKNEVKKVPEKPIIETPPTELNIITTPDELLGELFAKIQLEQVFDDGKTFVDCIPKFPYDEIKRNYEQQKKDSTFNLKTFVYTNFEIPKAISSDFKSDATKTAAEHVTALWPVLKRDSDQENELSSLIPLPKSYIVPGGRFREVYYWDSYFTMLGLVESGEFELVENMLDNFTHLINTVGHIPNGNRTYYITRSQPPFFSQMVKLLAAFKGDSVYQKYKEPLKKEYEFWMDGAESTSYAINHVVLTPVGVLNRYYDKGDTPRQESYREDYTQVEKTSGGTKMYRDLRSGAESGWDYSSRWFADGKTIETIETTDILPVDLNALMYGLEDVLLTAFKDDSEFTTTLKKSMENRKEFLNRYSYNETLGVFEDYNWVTSEPTGVISLATVYPLFFKMTTQEQADRVATYITHNLLKPGGVVTSNNNTGQQWDAPNGWAPLQWMTIVGLENYGHHELAKIIATRWIALNEKVYANTGKFVEKYNVEDMTLDAGGGEYPVQDGFGWSNGVYLALKNQYEKD encoded by the coding sequence ATGAAATATTATGTATTGCTGCTTGCGCTCCTTATTCTAGGCTGCAAAAATGAGGTTAAGAAAGTTCCCGAAAAACCTATTATAGAAACCCCGCCTACCGAACTTAATATAATTACTACTCCAGATGAGTTATTGGGAGAATTATTTGCTAAAATTCAATTAGAACAGGTTTTTGATGATGGAAAAACATTTGTGGATTGTATCCCAAAATTTCCTTACGATGAAATTAAACGCAACTACGAGCAACAAAAAAAGGATTCTACTTTCAATTTGAAAACGTTTGTCTATACTAATTTTGAAATCCCAAAAGCTATATCTTCCGATTTTAAATCGGATGCTACTAAAACCGCAGCGGAACATGTAACTGCACTATGGCCCGTTTTAAAAAGAGATTCTGATCAAGAAAATGAACTAAGCTCTTTAATTCCTTTACCAAAATCTTACATAGTTCCTGGTGGGCGTTTTAGAGAAGTGTACTATTGGGATAGCTATTTTACCATGTTAGGTTTAGTAGAAAGTGGTGAATTTGAACTGGTTGAAAATATGTTAGATAATTTTACCCACCTTATCAATACCGTTGGTCATATCCCAAATGGAAATAGAACGTATTACATCACTAGGTCTCAGCCTCCGTTCTTTTCTCAAATGGTGAAATTATTAGCAGCGTTTAAAGGCGATAGTGTTTATCAAAAATATAAAGAACCTCTTAAAAAAGAATATGAATTCTGGATGGATGGTGCTGAATCTACCTCCTATGCTATTAATCATGTTGTACTCACACCTGTTGGAGTTTTGAATAGGTATTATGACAAAGGAGATACTCCTAGACAAGAATCATACAGAGAAGATTATACTCAAGTAGAAAAAACATCTGGAGGAACAAAAATGTATCGCGATTTACGTTCTGGAGCAGAATCTGGATGGGATTATTCTTCTAGATGGTTTGCTGACGGAAAAACAATAGAGACTATTGAAACCACCGATATTCTTCCCGTAGATTTAAATGCACTTATGTACGGTCTAGAAGATGTTCTTCTTACTGCCTTTAAGGATGATTCTGAGTTCACCACAACGTTAAAAAAGAGCATGGAAAACCGTAAAGAATTTTTAAATAGGTATAGCTATAATGAAACCTTGGGGGTCTTTGAGGATTATAATTGGGTTACTAGTGAGCCTACTGGTGTAATTTCTTTAGCAACCGTTTATCCTTTATTTTTTAAAATGACAACCCAAGAACAGGCAGATAGAGTAGCCACCTATATAACCCATAATTTATTAAAACCAGGAGGCGTTGTTACTTCCAATAACAACACGGGTCAACAATGGGATGCGCCAAATGGCTGGGCACCCTTGCAGTGGATGACTATTGTAGGGCTAGAAAACTACGGACATCATGAGTTAGCAAAAATTATAGCTACGCGGTGGATAGCCTTAAATGAAAAGGTATATGCAAACACCGGCAAGTTTGTAGAGAAATACAATGTAGAAGACATGACCTTAGATGCTGGTGGCGGAGAGTATCCAGTTCAAGACGGATTTGGCTGGAGTAATGGTGTTTATCTAGCCTTAAAAAATCAGTACGAAAAAGATTAA
- a CDS encoding FdhF/YdeP family oxidoreductase, protein MGEVKVQRKVSLTGSLKFNNIKVEAPVTVAAGALGVKEALKHTFKEMGVVRAMGTLLKMNQVDGFECPSCAWPDPEKSSKFAEYCENGAKALADEATTNKIDASFFAKNSIVALSQLTDYELNKFGRLTEPLLLEPGSLHYQPISWENAYQLVAEELAAMKDPNEAIFYTSGRSSNEAAFLYGMFARALGTNNMPDCSNMCHESSGVALGETLGIGKGSIKLEDLYEAEVVIVAGQNPGTNHPRMLSALEKCKANGGKIISINPLEESGLVNFKNPQHIEGWIGKPIDIADLHLPVRINQDIPLLKAIIKKLAALDQLDAAVFDHDFINQYTDGYEALLADIQNFDLEDLIQQTGVNEKLIDVAVEFLAKKSKIVVCWAMGLTQHKNGVETIREFINLLLLKGAIGKPNAGTCPVRGHSNVQGDRSVGIMHFVDEGLNQRIQEHLGFTAPDQPGYDVVKAMKAMHDGKAKVFMCLGGNFLMAASDTTYTAEAIEACSLTVQVSTKLNRSHLVTGKTALILPTYGRSEKDVKDGKERFITVENSMGRVRQSKGVLKPTSGNLQSEPDIIAGIANAYFKGNHAVDWLALGTDYDLMRETMDKVVKGFSNTNEQSKGVGYYLPNNVRNLDFSMLPNGKAQITLNKLPEHQLTSDEFMLMTIRSHDQFNTTIYGLDDRYRGVYNERRVVFMNAEDMKEKGLQKLDVVNLKSNYDATARIAFNFKVLPYAIPKGDIAAYYPETNVLVPYNHFADRSFTPISKSVVVTVEKVKK, encoded by the coding sequence ATGGGTGAGGTTAAGGTGCAAAGAAAAGTATCGCTAACAGGAAGTTTAAAATTTAATAACATAAAAGTAGAGGCTCCAGTTACTGTTGCAGCAGGGGCATTAGGGGTAAAAGAAGCGTTGAAGCATACGTTTAAAGAAATGGGTGTAGTGCGCGCTATGGGCACTTTGCTGAAAATGAATCAGGTAGACGGATTTGAATGTCCAAGCTGTGCTTGGCCTGACCCAGAAAAATCCTCGAAGTTTGCAGAATACTGTGAGAATGGCGCAAAAGCACTAGCAGATGAGGCAACAACGAATAAGATTGATGCTTCTTTTTTTGCAAAAAATTCTATAGTAGCGTTATCACAACTTACAGATTATGAATTAAATAAATTTGGCCGACTCACAGAACCGCTATTGTTGGAACCTGGAAGCTTGCATTACCAGCCTATCTCTTGGGAGAATGCATATCAATTAGTGGCAGAAGAACTTGCTGCGATGAAAGATCCTAATGAAGCTATTTTTTATACCTCAGGTCGTTCTAGTAATGAAGCGGCTTTTTTATACGGTATGTTTGCTAGGGCTTTAGGAACTAATAATATGCCAGATTGTTCTAATATGTGCCATGAGTCTAGTGGTGTTGCTTTAGGAGAAACTTTAGGTATTGGTAAGGGGTCTATTAAATTAGAAGATTTGTATGAAGCAGAGGTCGTTATTGTTGCAGGGCAAAACCCAGGAACAAACCATCCTAGAATGCTTTCTGCTTTAGAAAAATGTAAAGCAAATGGTGGTAAAATTATCAGTATAAATCCATTGGAAGAGTCTGGACTTGTTAATTTTAAAAATCCACAACATATAGAAGGGTGGATTGGTAAGCCTATAGATATTGCAGATTTACATTTGCCGGTACGCATTAACCAAGATATTCCTTTACTAAAAGCAATAATCAAAAAATTAGCCGCTTTAGATCAACTTGATGCAGCTGTCTTTGATCATGATTTTATCAATCAATATACAGATGGGTACGAAGCTTTACTTGCAGATATTCAAAATTTTGATCTTGAAGATTTAATACAACAAACCGGAGTTAATGAAAAACTAATAGATGTAGCGGTAGAATTTCTTGCTAAGAAATCTAAAATTGTAGTTTGCTGGGCAATGGGGCTTACCCAACATAAAAATGGGGTAGAAACCATACGAGAATTTATAAATTTATTATTATTGAAAGGGGCAATTGGGAAACCAAATGCAGGTACTTGTCCGGTTCGCGGGCACTCTAATGTGCAAGGTGATAGGAGTGTAGGGATTATGCATTTTGTAGATGAAGGACTTAATCAGCGTATTCAAGAACATTTAGGCTTTACGGCCCCTGATCAACCAGGTTATGATGTGGTTAAAGCAATGAAAGCCATGCATGATGGTAAGGCTAAAGTATTTATGTGTCTTGGTGGTAATTTTTTAATGGCGGCTTCAGATACAACATATACAGCAGAAGCCATTGAAGCTTGTAGTCTAACAGTGCAGGTGAGTACTAAATTAAACAGAAGTCATTTAGTCACAGGTAAAACAGCATTAATTTTACCAACATACGGCCGTTCTGAAAAGGATGTTAAAGATGGGAAAGAACGCTTTATAACGGTTGAAAATAGTATGGGACGTGTGCGCCAATCTAAAGGTGTGCTAAAACCAACTTCGGGGAATTTACAAAGTGAGCCAGATATAATAGCAGGTATTGCGAATGCTTATTTTAAAGGGAATCATGCGGTTGATTGGTTAGCATTAGGAACCGATTATGATTTGATGCGTGAAACTATGGATAAAGTAGTGAAAGGTTTTAGTAATACTAATGAGCAATCTAAGGGCGTGGGGTACTATTTACCTAATAATGTACGTAATTTAGACTTTAGCATGCTTCCTAATGGCAAAGCACAAATTACCCTGAATAAATTACCAGAGCATCAGTTAACATCAGACGAATTTATGTTGATGACCATCCGCTCTCATGATCAATTTAATACCACAATTTATGGTTTAGACGATCGGTACAGAGGAGTGTATAATGAGCGCCGCGTGGTTTTTATGAATGCGGAAGACATGAAAGAAAAAGGTTTACAAAAGCTAGATGTTGTTAACTTAAAAAGTAATTATGACGCTACAGCTCGTATCGCTTTTAATTTTAAAGTTTTGCCGTATGCTATTCCTAAAGGAGATATTGCAGCCTATTATCCAGAAACAAATGTATTGGTGCCTTACAATCATTTTGCAGATAGGAGTTTCACTCCCATTAGTAAATCAGTAGTGGTCACGGTAGAAAAAGTAAAAAAATAA
- a CDS encoding lipid-binding SYLF domain-containing protein, with translation MKTLKYSILFSLLFVFAGQAQTVKDQRIIDDAKEAQGLLINADDGLADFFKDSAGYVLFPNVGKGGFIIGAASGNGAVYEDGRLVGMADLKKLNIGFQAGGQSIIEVIFFETKEALNDFKEGKFSFAAEASAVAVRSGIAFNAKYKDGVAVFALPKAGLMADASVGGQKFKFTSFE, from the coding sequence ATGAAAACTTTAAAATACAGTATACTTTTTTCACTTCTTTTTGTTTTTGCTGGACAAGCACAAACGGTAAAAGATCAAAGAATAATTGATGATGCAAAAGAAGCTCAAGGGCTTTTAATTAATGCTGATGATGGTTTAGCAGATTTCTTTAAAGATTCTGCAGGATATGTTCTTTTCCCTAATGTAGGTAAAGGCGGATTTATTATTGGTGCTGCTTCTGGGAATGGTGCGGTATATGAGGATGGTAGATTAGTAGGAATGGCCGATCTTAAAAAATTAAACATCGGATTTCAAGCAGGTGGCCAATCCATTATTGAGGTTATCTTTTTTGAAACTAAAGAAGCTTTGAATGACTTTAAAGAAGGCAAATTTTCTTTCGCTGCCGAAGCTTCTGCTGTAGCAGTACGTTCAGGAATTGCTTTTAATGCGAAATACAAAGACGGTGTAGCCGTGTTTGCTTTACCAAAAGCAGGATTAATGGCTGATGCCTCTGTAGGCGGACAAAAATTTAAGTTTACTTCTTTTGAATAA
- a CDS encoding acyl-CoA dehydrogenase family protein, with product MRPDLFEAPDYYNIDDLLSEEHKLVRDAARQWVKRSVSPIIEEYAQKAEFPKEIIGGLAEIGAFGPYIPQEYGGAGLDQISYGLIMQEIERGDSGVRSTASVQSSLVMYPIYAYGNEAQRKKYLPKLASGEFMGCFGLTEPNHGSNPSGMETKYKDMGDHYLLNGAKLWISNSPFADIAVVWAKNEEGRIHGLIVERGMEGFSTPETHNKWSLRASATGELIFDNVKVPKENILLGKTGLGAPLGCLDSARYGIAWGAIGAAMDCYDTALRYAKERIQFGKPIAATQLQQKKLAEMITEITKAQLMALRLGQLKNEGKATTAQISMAKRNNVEMALKIAREARQVLGAMGISGEYSIMRHMMNLESVITYEGTHDIHLLITGADITGLSAFQ from the coding sequence ATGCGACCAGATTTATTTGAAGCTCCTGATTACTACAACATTGATGATCTTTTATCAGAAGAACACAAACTGGTTCGTGATGCTGCCAGACAATGGGTAAAACGTTCTGTTTCTCCTATTATAGAAGAATATGCTCAGAAAGCAGAATTCCCTAAAGAAATTATTGGCGGTCTGGCAGAAATTGGTGCTTTTGGCCCTTATATTCCGCAAGAATATGGTGGCGCAGGATTAGACCAAATTAGTTACGGCCTTATTATGCAAGAGATAGAACGCGGCGATAGTGGTGTGCGTTCTACAGCTTCGGTACAATCTTCATTAGTAATGTATCCTATTTACGCCTATGGGAATGAAGCACAACGTAAAAAATATTTACCAAAATTAGCTTCCGGAGAATTTATGGGTTGCTTTGGGTTAACAGAACCCAATCATGGTTCTAACCCAAGTGGCATGGAAACCAAATACAAAGATATGGGAGATCATTACCTCCTAAACGGTGCAAAGCTTTGGATTTCAAATTCCCCCTTCGCGGATATTGCTGTCGTATGGGCAAAAAATGAAGAAGGACGTATTCACGGACTAATTGTAGAACGCGGTATGGAAGGGTTTTCTACGCCAGAAACCCATAATAAATGGTCTTTACGGGCAAGTGCTACTGGCGAACTCATATTTGATAATGTTAAGGTTCCTAAAGAGAATATTCTTTTAGGAAAAACAGGATTAGGTGCTCCACTTGGATGCCTAGATTCTGCCCGATATGGCATAGCTTGGGGTGCTATTGGAGCTGCTATGGATTGTTACGATACCGCCTTGCGGTATGCCAAAGAGCGCATACAGTTCGGGAAGCCAATTGCTGCAACACAATTACAACAGAAAAAATTAGCAGAAATGATTACCGAAATTACTAAAGCGCAATTAATGGCACTACGCTTAGGGCAACTTAAAAATGAAGGAAAAGCGACCACTGCTCAGATTTCTATGGCAAAACGTAATAATGTAGAAATGGCACTGAAAATTGCTAGAGAAGCTAGACAAGTTTTAGGCGCTATGGGAATCTCAGGAGAATATAGCATTATGCGTCATATGATGAATTTAGAGAGCGTAATTACCTATGAAGGCACCCATGATATTCATCTTTTAATTACCGGAGCAGATATAACAGGCCTCTCTGCTTTTCAATAG
- a CDS encoding tRNA1(Val) (adenine(37)-N6)-methyltransferase, with protein sequence MKPFRFKQFTVNQDKCAMKIGTDGVLLGAWTTVKDTSYSILDIGAGTGVISLMLAQRSYAENIEAIELDGDAFEQCTENFEASEWGDRLFCFHAGFDEFVDEYTEEDPEEAELYDVIVSNPPFYSEEVSSGDDARDQARQNSSLPFDELVSGVSKLLSPKGIFATIIPYKEEENFIALAAQNNLFPNRITQVRGTKNTEIKRSLLEFSFTECTYTPNELVIELERNIYTQEYIALTKDFYLKM encoded by the coding sequence ATGAAACCTTTCCGCTTCAAACAGTTTACCGTTAATCAAGATAAATGCGCTATGAAAATAGGCACAGACGGGGTGCTTTTAGGGGCATGGACTACCGTAAAGGATACAAGTTACAGTATACTAGATATTGGCGCAGGAACTGGTGTCATCTCCTTAATGCTAGCGCAACGAAGCTACGCCGAAAACATTGAAGCTATAGAACTTGACGGTGATGCCTTTGAACAGTGTACCGAAAACTTTGAAGCTTCAGAGTGGGGAGATCGCCTATTTTGCTTTCATGCTGGTTTTGATGAGTTTGTAGATGAATATACCGAGGAAGACCCTGAGGAAGCAGAGTTGTATGATGTAATAGTGTCTAACCCACCTTTTTATAGTGAAGAAGTTTCTAGTGGTGATGACGCTCGTGATCAAGCACGTCAAAACTCTTCCTTACCTTTTGATGAGTTAGTTTCCGGAGTTTCCAAACTACTTTCTCCCAAAGGGATATTTGCTACGATTATCCCTTATAAAGAAGAAGAAAATTTTATTGCTTTAGCTGCACAAAATAATTTATTCCCCAACAGAATTACACAGGTTAGAGGAACAAAAAATACCGAAATTAAAAGAAGTCTATTAGAGTTTTCATTTACAGAATGTACATATACACCAAATGAACTTGTCATAGAATTAGAACGAAATATATACACCCAAGAATACATAGCCCTTACTAAGGATTTTTATTTAAAAATGTAA
- a CDS encoding HmuY family protein, producing the protein MKHHALPFIAALAVLLFSSCSDDDTPAAPIEIVIEGAAISPEVGGSNEPNQVYIDLSTETTTTAKRDSWDLGFYAGSEFQVIINGALYMAVAALTTTDIDAVNSTTEEVVNLQPQVAVGTYEASNAVFIDNPNGQITSTAIATIEDTDENNPVYLLNLGKEIGTTPATTGSANVSGDNRGWKKIRILKSGADYILQFANLEDTTHQEVTITKDSAYNFSYFSFTTETIVSVEPEATKWDLNFTVFTDIIEGFGSYGYADYVTNNIKANVSAYIVDTTEGTLTYDNFTLTAINPANFLNDQRGIGSTWRNGGGPSTLPSLKEDVFFVLRDTDDNYYKIKFLALTNEAGERGNPEFIYSLLQ; encoded by the coding sequence ATGAAACACCATGCACTTCCTTTTATTGCCGCATTAGCCGTATTACTATTTTCTAGTTGCTCTGATGATGATACTCCAGCAGCTCCTATAGAAATTGTCATAGAGGGTGCCGCAATTTCCCCAGAGGTTGGAGGATCTAATGAACCTAACCAAGTCTACATAGACTTAAGTACAGAAACTACCACTACCGCAAAGAGAGATTCTTGGGACTTAGGCTTTTATGCCGGATCAGAATTTCAAGTTATTATTAACGGCGCTCTTTACATGGCAGTAGCTGCTTTAACTACGACGGATATTGATGCCGTAAATAGCACTACCGAAGAGGTAGTAAATTTACAACCACAAGTTGCCGTTGGCACGTATGAGGCTTCAAACGCCGTCTTTATAGACAACCCAAACGGGCAAATTACCAGTACTGCAATAGCCACGATAGAAGATACGGATGAAAATAACCCAGTATACTTACTTAACTTAGGAAAAGAAATAGGCACTACGCCTGCCACTACGGGTAGTGCAAATGTATCTGGAGATAATAGGGGTTGGAAAAAAATAAGAATTTTAAAATCAGGGGCGGATTATATTTTACAATTCGCCAATTTAGAAGATACCACACACCAAGAAGTTACCATTACTAAAGATTCTGCATATAATTTCTCCTACTTTAGTTTTACCACAGAAACGATAGTATCCGTTGAACCAGAGGCAACAAAGTGGGATTTAAACTTTACTGTATTTACCGACATTATAGAAGGTTTTGGTTCTTATGGTTATGCTGATTATGTGACGAACAATATAAAAGCAAACGTTAGCGCATATATCGTAGATACAACAGAAGGTACTTTGACCTATGATAATTTTACATTGACAGCTATTAATCCTGCTAATTTTTTAAATGACCAACGTGGAATAGGTAGCACTTGGAGAAATGGTGGAGGACCAAGCACATTACCCTCTTTAAAAGAAGACGTATTTTTTGTTCTTAGAGATACGGATGACAATTACTATAAAATAAAATTTTTAGCGCTTACCAATGAGGCAGGCGAAAGAGGTAACCCTGAATTTATTTATAGCCTACTTCAATAG
- a CDS encoding TonB-dependent receptor plug domain-containing protein gives MSLNKNYYCLFFTLVLTGFLFSQTTATDTTHIETLNEVVITGQYNPTTINKAINNVIVITKTQIENQAANTLADVLNFNLNLTILPSSQTGKSTISFFGLDGQYFNILIDNIPLVSDSGMGNNIDLTQINLDDIERIEIVEGAMGVEYGANAVSGVINIITKKSSEEPWKIQFLTQEETVSNEYAWFDKGRHIQGLNISHNLSDQLYARIGFNRNDFAGFFDNKQGQSYYQNDGLRGYEWLPKTQYNTNAFLNYKGDKFTLLYKFEYFNEILNYYDETVRSNINVENQTSNPSSTDKIFKTNRLVNNLSINGTFNSGARYDASLSYQEQKRDLNQFNYYIVTQQKSDVTNETYQSSKVLFSKGTINNLLQNDLYNFQLGYEARYNKGFDTQASGDVTQEDKEYTQSNFALFTSSEWKITDALSARPGFRYEYNSKFNTKLLASLSLRQQLKNGVELRGNIGTSYRTPNFQELYYYFVDSNHDVQGNENLNPEKGYTAFINLKKTATIPNGIVTSTLKASYIDINDKIDLAIINSTPLQYEYININAYKLWGLTTDNSLKKEQWNFNFGATIQGISRIAANEANASNDFLYSFQINTSSTYISKKWDTAFSLLFKYNGAQYDYTASDADEEGNSIFSKSKTNAYSWMDASIKKSFLEKKIQATIGARNLLDVTSVAISSTTSGGTHSTNNNGLLLGYGRSFYLKLLYNLNF, from the coding sequence ATGAGTCTAAATAAAAATTATTACTGCCTTTTTTTTACCCTAGTTTTGACCGGATTTCTTTTTTCTCAAACTACAGCGACTGATACTACGCATATAGAAACCTTAAACGAGGTTGTCATTACAGGACAATACAACCCAACGACGATAAATAAAGCTATAAATAATGTAATTGTCATTACTAAAACACAAATAGAAAACCAAGCAGCTAATACCCTTGCAGACGTTCTAAACTTTAATTTAAACCTTACCATTTTACCAAGTTCGCAGACTGGAAAATCTACCATTTCTTTCTTTGGCCTAGATGGTCAGTATTTTAATATACTAATAGACAACATTCCTTTAGTAAGTGATAGTGGAATGGGAAACAACATAGATCTCACCCAAATAAATCTTGATGATATTGAACGAATAGAAATTGTAGAAGGTGCCATGGGGGTAGAATATGGAGCCAATGCGGTTTCTGGAGTTATCAATATTATTACCAAAAAATCTTCCGAGGAACCTTGGAAGATCCAATTTCTTACGCAGGAAGAAACAGTAAGTAATGAATATGCTTGGTTTGATAAAGGAAGACATATTCAGGGTCTAAACATATCACATAACTTAAGTGATCAACTATACGCACGGATAGGTTTTAATAGAAATGACTTTGCTGGTTTTTTTGATAACAAACAAGGGCAGAGTTATTATCAAAATGATGGCTTAAGAGGCTATGAATGGCTTCCTAAAACACAATACAATACCAATGCATTTCTTAATTACAAAGGAGATAAATTTACGCTACTTTATAAGTTCGAATACTTTAATGAGATTTTGAACTATTATGATGAAACGGTACGGTCCAATATAAATGTTGAAAACCAAACAAGCAACCCCTCCTCTACAGACAAAATCTTCAAAACAAATAGGCTTGTAAATAATTTAAGCATTAATGGAACTTTTAATTCTGGTGCTAGGTATGATGCTTCTCTTTCGTATCAAGAACAGAAAAGAGACTTAAATCAATTTAACTATTACATCGTCACGCAGCAAAAAAGTGATGTGACAAACGAGACCTATCAATCTAGCAAAGTATTGTTCTCTAAAGGAACTATAAATAATCTTCTTCAGAACGATCTTTATAATTTTCAATTAGGCTATGAAGCACGATATAATAAAGGATTTGATACGCAAGCCTCTGGCGACGTCACTCAAGAAGACAAAGAATACACCCAAAGCAACTTTGCACTATTTACCTCTTCTGAATGGAAAATAACAGATGCCTTATCTGCAAGACCTGGATTTAGATACGAGTACAATTCAAAATTTAACACGAAACTTTTAGCTTCCCTGAGTCTTAGGCAACAATTAAAAAATGGCGTTGAGCTAAGAGGAAATATAGGCACCTCATACCGCACACCAAACTTTCAAGAACTCTATTACTATTTTGTAGATTCTAACCATGATGTGCAGGGGAATGAAAATTTAAATCCAGAAAAAGGATACACCGCCTTTATCAACCTAAAAAAAACAGCTACAATACCTAATGGAATAGTGACAAGCACGCTAAAAGCAAGTTATATAGACATTAATGATAAAATAGATCTTGCCATTATCAACAGCACCCCTTTGCAGTATGAGTACATCAATATAAATGCTTATAAACTTTGGGGATTGACCACCGATAACAGCTTGAAAAAAGAACAGTGGAATTTTAATTTTGGAGCCACCATACAAGGCATCTCTAGAATAGCAGCAAACGAAGCAAATGCTTCCAATGATTTCTTATACTCTTTTCAAATAAATACAAGCAGCACCTATATTTCTAAAAAATGGGACACCGCTTTTAGTCTCCTATTTAAATACAACGGTGCACAATATGATTACACCGCTTCTGATGCAGACGAAGAAGGCAATTCTATTTTCTCAAAATCTAAAACCAATGCCTATAGCTGGATGGATGCTTCCATCAAGAAATCTTTTTTGGAGAAAAAAATTCAAGCAACCATAGGCGCTAGAAACTTATTAGATGTAACCAGCGTAGCCATCAGTAGTACCACTTCTGGGGGCACGCATTCTACGAATAACAACGGACTTTTACTTGGTTACGGTAGGTCTTTTTATTTAAAACTATTATACAATCTAAACTTTTAA